The Antarcticibacterium flavum genome contains the following window.
AGCGAAATGAATAATTGGGAAAATTCAATTGTTGCATGGGGTCAAAATTAGCAATTTTAGTTTGACCCGCTGCCGGGAATGAAAATATAACCCCTAATTCTACATTTTCCCGTTTATACCTGCCAATGGAAGAAGCACTGCAAATTGTTAAAACGATAAAACAAGGAGATATCAAACCCATTTATTTTTTAATGGGAGAGGAACCTTATTATATAGATAAAATAGCAGATTATCTTGAGGATAACCTGCTTGCTGAAGAAGAGAAGGGTTTTAACCAAATGGTCCTGTATGGGAGGGATACCAGCATTGATGAGATCATAAGCAATGCTAAAAGATATCCTATGATGGCGCCACGGCAGGTGGTTATCATCAAGGAGGCCCAGGATCTTTCCAGGACCATTGATAAACTGGAAAAATATGCTGAAAATCCCCAGGAAACCACAACCCTTGTGTTCTGTTATAAATATAAAAAGCTGGATAAGCGCAAAAAGGTCTATAAGCTCATTGCCAAAAAAGGGGTGATGTTTGAAGGGAAGAAGTTATATGAAAACCAGGTGCCAGACTGGATCCAGAAAACATTAAAATCCCGGAATTACCAAATAGCTCCCAAAGCGGCCCAAATGCTGGTGGAATTCCTGGGAATAGAACTTGGCAAGATCGATAATGAATTACAAAAGTTGCAACTCATAGTTCCTGAAGGATCCCTCATCACCCCCGAACTTATTGAGGAAAATATAGGGATCTCCAAAGATTTCAATAATTTTGAGCTCAGGAAAGCCCTGGGTGAAAGGGATGTAGTGAAGGCTCACCAAATCGTCAACTATTTTTCCCAGAACCCAAAGGATAATCCAATGGTGGTAACCGTCTCCCTGTTATATGGATATTTTTCCCAGATACTGCAATACCATGGGCTGGGGGATAAATCAAAGGCCAATGTTGCAAAAATACTGAAGGTAAACCCTTATTTCGTAAATGATTATGTAATTGCCGCGCGTAATTATCCAATGAAAAAAGCGAGTTATGCTGTTGGGTATTTACGGGAAGCCGATGTGAAGGGTAAAGGCGTTGGGGCCGCGAATGTTCCACAGGGAGATCTTTTAAAAGAACTTCTGGTAAAAATTATGGCTTAATGGTAAATATAGGCTCCTGGGTAAGTGCAGCCCGTTTAAGGACACTCCCTTTATCCATATCTGGTATCATAGTAGGGACTACTATAGCGGCACAGCAGGGTTATTTTAATATTGCGGTTTTTAGTCTGGCTCTGGGTACCACCCTTGGATTACAAATACTTTCAAATTTTGCCAATGATTATGGAGATGGGGTAAAGGGTACAGATAATGAAGACCGGGTTGGACCAGCCAGGGCCTTGCAAAGCGGACTAATAAGCCGCAGAGAAATGAAGCAGGGGATCGTTATTACTGCATTGGTCACTCTCATACTTGCTTTGTTACTTATCTACACAGCTTTTGGCGGTGAGAATTTTTTATATGCGATCATCTTCTTTTTATTAGGGCTTGGTGCTATAGCTGCAGCTATTAAATATACTGTTGGGAACAATGCGTATGGGTACAGAGGAATGGGGGATATTTTTGTCTTTCTTTTCTTTGGGCTTGTTGCGGTTTTTGGATCCTATTTTTTATATGCGATGCAGCTGGACTGGAAGGTGTTCCTGCCTGCAGCCGCGATTGGTTTTCTAAGTGCAGGGGTACTTAACCTTAATAATATGAGGGACAGGGCCAGTGATCAAAAGGCAGGAAAGAATACCCTGGTGGTTCTACTCGGGGAGGAAAATGCAAAGAATTATCATTACGCCCTTATTATTGCTGCGGTCTTGTTTATGGTAATATACTCTGTACTTACGGCCGCAGAGTGGAATGATATCTTATATGTAATAGCGTTTATTCCGCTTTTTTTACATTTGAAAAGAGTAGTGCAAAATGAAAACCCTATGTTGCTGGATCCTGAGCTAAAAATTCTTGCTCTCACGACTTTCTTACTTTCGGTTTTGTTTGCGGCAGGATTATTCTTCTAGCCTGTTGGCAAATATTATTAACAAACAATGAAAAGACATCTTACTTTATTATTTATCGCCATTTCTACAATAATTTATGCACAAGATTCTTTAGAATTAGAAGAAGTAAATTATGCCGGAAAAACAATCCAACTTAAAGAAAATTGCAAGAAAAATTCAGAGACAGAAGTTAGGTGTAACGGATCATCGACGCAATGGAGATATTTAGAAAATGAAATGGAGGGAATGGGTAAGATTATTACTGAACAACTTTTAAGTCAATACCAAAGTGATCCTAATTTTATAGACAAAACAGAAATAAAAATGAATTCCTTTGGTTCTGAATTAACAGGGTATAAATTTCAATTTTTAAGAGAAGATAAGAGTATTTATTTCATTGCTTTAACTGGAAAAGTAAAGGAAACTGCGATAATAATGTATTTTGGAGCAATGCACG
Protein-coding sequences here:
- the holA gene encoding DNA polymerase III subunit delta, which gives rise to MEEALQIVKTIKQGDIKPIYFLMGEEPYYIDKIADYLEDNLLAEEEKGFNQMVLYGRDTSIDEIISNAKRYPMMAPRQVVIIKEAQDLSRTIDKLEKYAENPQETTTLVFCYKYKKLDKRKKVYKLIAKKGVMFEGKKLYENQVPDWIQKTLKSRNYQIAPKAAQMLVEFLGIELGKIDNELQKLQLIVPEGSLITPELIEENIGISKDFNNFELRKALGERDVVKAHQIVNYFSQNPKDNPMVVTVSLLYGYFSQILQYHGLGDKSKANVAKILKVNPYFVNDYVIAARNYPMKKASYAVGYLREADVKGKGVGAANVPQGDLLKELLVKIMA
- the menA gene encoding 1,4-dihydroxy-2-naphthoate octaprenyltransferase, with the protein product MVNIGSWVSAARLRTLPLSISGIIVGTTIAAQQGYFNIAVFSLALGTTLGLQILSNFANDYGDGVKGTDNEDRVGPARALQSGLISRREMKQGIVITALVTLILALLLIYTAFGGENFLYAIIFFLLGLGAIAAAIKYTVGNNAYGYRGMGDIFVFLFFGLVAVFGSYFLYAMQLDWKVFLPAAAIGFLSAGVLNLNNMRDRASDQKAGKNTLVVLLGEENAKNYHYALIIAAVLFMVIYSVLTAAEWNDILYVIAFIPLFLHLKRVVQNENPMLLDPELKILALTTFLLSVLFAAGLFF